The genomic window GACCGGTCGGAATGAATCTGCCTACGGCGTCGCGGATTTCAACATTCCGGCGGAAGGAGCCCCCACGATAAGCGCCATCGGTGGTACAACCGACGCCGGCAGCACAGAATCGCGGCCCGAGGTGGCGACGAGCCGGAACCAGCTTCCCGGCGATATCGCGGACTTCACCGGCCGCAACGACGAGATGCGTCGCCTGCTTGCCGACACCCCGGCGACCGAGGCCCGCCCGGCCGTATTGATCGAGGCCATCGACGGCATGCCCGGTGTCGGTAAGACGACGCTGGCGATTCACGCGGCCCATCGACTCAGCAGCCGCTATCCCGACGCTCAGCTCTACATCGACCTGCACGGGCATGCCGACGAACGGGCGCCCATCGAACCGATGGTGGCGCTGGACCGGCTGTTACGCGCCGTAGGGGTACCGAGCGAGTCGATACCCCCCGATCTGGATGCCCGAGCGGCGTTGTGGCGCACCGAGATCGCTTCCCGTTCGGCGCTCCTCGTCCTGGACAACGTGGCCGACGCCGACCAGGTTCGGCCGCTGCTTCCTGGCACACCCAGCTGTCTGGTCCTGATCACCAGCCGACGGCGGCTGGTCGAGCTGGACGTCGCCAAAACGCTGTCGCTGGACGTGCTTTCGGCCGAGGACGCTACGGCACTGTTCACCACCATCGTCAACGACGACCGAGTCCTGGCCGAGCCCGACGCGGTGGACGAAACCGTTCGGCTGTGCGGTTATCTTCCGCTGGCGATCCGAATCGCGGCAGGCCGCCTCCGCGCGCGGCCGGTCTGGCCGATCGACCGTTTGGCCGAGCGGCTTCGCCACCCCAGCCATCGACTCGAGCACCTGTCCGCGGGGTCGAGGAGCGTGGCCGCCGCACTCACCGCGAGCTTTCAAGATCTGCCGATCGAACAACAACGCGTGTTCCGGCTGCTCGGCTTGCATCCTGGCCGCGACTTCGATACCTATGCCACCGCTGCCCTGGCCGACATCGGGGTCGACGCCGCCGAACAGATCCTGGAAGGCCTTGTCGATGTTCATCTGCTGGAGCAAGTGGTGTCCGGGCGCTACCGATTTCACAACCTGGTGCGGGATTACGCCGCGACCCTGAGTGAGCCGTCCGATATCGACTGCAGCGCGGCGTTGACCCGGTTGTTCGACTACTACCGGTATGCCGCCTGGGCGGTCGGCAGCAAAATCTTGCCGGACCGCACAATTCGTATCGGTCACCTGCCCAAGCCGACGACACCGACACCCGCACTGGCCGGTCACCATGAATGTGTGGCCTGGTTGCACCGCGAACGGCTCAACTTGCTGGCCATTGCCAGAGAAGCGACCCGGGCCCGCTGGTCCGACTACACCAGGCTGTTCTCCGAAGTGCTGTGGTGGCCGTACGTGACCGGCCTTCGATGCTCCGACGACGTCATAACATTGCACTTCGACGCTGTCGAGGTCGCCCGCAGCAGCGGTGAACACGCGGAAGAGTGCCGTCTGCTCGTCAATCTCGGCTACACGCTCTGGCGAATTCGGCACTACCAGCAGGCCCTGGTGGTGCTCGACGATGCCATACGGCTGGCCCACGGTATGGGTGACTATTCCAATGCGGCCAGAGCCATGCACCACAGTGGGCTGGTCTACTTCCGCTTGGCTCGTTATCGGGATGCGCTGATGGGCTACCACCAAGCCTTGTCGTTGTCGCGCTCGATCGATGACAAGTTCATGGAAGGCTACGCGCTACAGGGTATCGGGCAGGTCTACGAGCGGATGGGCTACTGCGACGACGCACTCGACCATCTCCGGCAAGCCCTCAGCGTCGCCGACGACACCGGCGACCCCTACCTCCGCTCCTGTGCTCTGATGCGCATGAGCGACACCGACATTCGGATCGGCAGATATGACGACGCTCTCGCCCACCTGGCGGACGCCAGGAAAACGCTGGCGCCGATGTCGTCGAACACCCTCTTCCACAACTATCTTTCGATTCGAATCGGGCACGCCTCTTGTCTTACGAAGCAGTACGAGAACGCGCTCGACAACTTCCGGACGGCGCTGGCTCTCGCCGAGCGCAACAATGATCTGATTCTCGAGTGTTGCGCACATTTAGGTATCGGCGATGTCCATCGGCGGCAAGAACACCCTCGGGAAGCACTCGCACATTACGAGCGCGCACTCCAGATTGCCTACGCGTCCGGCTCACCTTACGAAGAGGTGCTCGCCTATGACGCTATCGCCGCGGTCAACCATCACTCGGCGCGCTTTTCCATTGCCCGCCAGCACTGGAAGGCTGCCCTGACGATCGCCGCCGGTCTGGGAATACCCGAAACCCAACGCATCGCCGACCATATCGCCGACATCGACTCCACTGTGCTCAGCACGGCAACGCAAGCCGCCGAATCGCGCTCGGCCGAGTTCCGCAGAGCCGCGGACTTGCTCCGGTGCAATATTCCGCCCTCGCATCGCACGTCCGCCATGGCGATGATGGTCGACCCGGGGCCACCATGACGGTTGGCCGCCTCGTCCCGGCCGCCAGCGAAGTTACCGCTGCCGCCCGAGCAAGGGCAGGAATCGGCCCGTGCGGGCTGCGTAGTCCCCGTATGCGGCCCCGTGGGCAGAGCGCAGATACGGCTCTTCGACCTGTCTGACCTGGATTTCGATGGCGACCACCGCGAACACGAGCCCGCCAAGCGCGACCGCGTTGGGGACCAGCAAAGCCAGGCCCGAGAAGGTGGCCGCTACGCCAGTCAGCACAGGATTACGGACCCACCGGAACGGGCCGGTAGTGACCAGCGCTGTGCGCACGCCGGGATCGACATCGGCCCGCCACGACGCGCCCATGCCCAGCTGGGACACAAAGGTGAGCGCGATGCCGACGACGGCGAGTGCGGCACCCGCGCCGCGAATCGGTTGCGCATCGAGCACCGGAAAGGGCTCCAGCCCAACGAGTTCGGCGATCGGCGCGGCAACGATCCCGAGGAAGCCGACGGTGGAGATCGTCTTCGCCCACCACTGAGCGGTACCGGGCCGGTCACGGACTCGGATCTCGGTGTTCCCGGTGCGCCGGAACTGGACGACCGTGCGCGCACCGACGGCCACCAACAACCACATGCCGATCAGGACAAGCGCGGCTAACGCCATCCCCGAACCTCTTCTCCCCGGGCCAGCACCGACCACGTCGGCCCCACTCCTCCCACGGTATCCGTTTCGTTGATCCGGATGCTGCCGCTGCCCGCCGGATCGGCGACCTAACCTTCGGGATAGAAGACGAACAGCGTGCAACCCGTGGTCGTCTGTGGGATGTGTGAGGAACCTGCGGGGGCATGAATGAAGGACCCGGCGGGATAGTCCCGGTTTCCGTCATTGAAGACGCCGGAGACCACGAAGACCTCCTCGGGGCCCGGTTCGTGCACGTCGATCCCCTGCCAGCAGGCGTTCGGATCCATCTCGAGGAAATATGCCTTCGCACCGTTGTCGCCGACCCACAGGGAGCGCGAGCGGATGCCAGGGAAAAGCTCACGAACCGGGGCGTCCTGCACAGCGGACCACACGTAACCGGACATGTTCTGGTCTGTCGTCATGGAGTCAGCCTCCCCGACCGGTATGCCTCCCGCCGAGTGTCAGAGATGACATCTCGAGGTACTTTTCTGCCATGCACCGCGTTGTGGCACTTGTCCGCTCACCACAGTCGACCTTCGAACTCAGTTGCGCGGCAGAGGTGTTCGGGATCGAGAGAGGAGGAATTCCGGCGCGCTACGCGTTCGACGTGTGCACGGAACACCCTGGACCCGTCGCGACGTCCG from Nocardia iowensis includes these protein-coding regions:
- a CDS encoding cupin domain-containing protein — its product is MPVGEADSMTTDQNMSGYVWSAVQDAPVRELFPGIRSRSLWVGDNGAKAYFLEMDPNACWQGIDVHEPGPEEVFVVSGVFNDGNRDYPAGSFIHAPAGSSHIPQTTTGCTLFVFYPEG
- a CDS encoding methyltransferase family protein, whose product is MALAALVLIGMWLLVAVGARTVVQFRRTGNTEIRVRDRPGTAQWWAKTISTVGFLGIVAAPIAELVGLEPFPVLDAQPIRGAGAALAVVGIALTFVSQLGMGASWRADVDPGVRTALVTTGPFRWVRNPVLTGVAATFSGLALLVPNAVALGGLVFAVVAIEIQVRQVEEPYLRSAHGAAYGDYAARTGRFLPLLGRQR
- a CDS encoding AfsR/SARP family transcriptional regulator, encoding MAHTQIRYGVLGSFTAMRDDREIELGPAKQQAVLAALMLEMNRPVTVNAIIDGVWGEHPPGDARNGVQTYVSRLRRVLAPCRKTAEPALVWAETGYVLHGDPSLSDHVAFDRLIATAERCRRESDLDAAATHTDAALALWRGEPFSGLAGPIIEAERRRLQERYLTALEHRAGIKLARGHYAEAVAELAPLVSSYPLQERFRTLLMLGLYHCGRQAEALMVFQDAQRRLAEEIGIEPGRELRELHRRILRDEIEPPLDAPSGAPTGRNESAYGVADFNIPAEGAPTISAIGGTTDAGSTESRPEVATSRNQLPGDIADFTGRNDEMRRLLADTPATEARPAVLIEAIDGMPGVGKTTLAIHAAHRLSSRYPDAQLYIDLHGHADERAPIEPMVALDRLLRAVGVPSESIPPDLDARAALWRTEIASRSALLVLDNVADADQVRPLLPGTPSCLVLITSRRRLVELDVAKTLSLDVLSAEDATALFTTIVNDDRVLAEPDAVDETVRLCGYLPLAIRIAAGRLRARPVWPIDRLAERLRHPSHRLEHLSAGSRSVAAALTASFQDLPIEQQRVFRLLGLHPGRDFDTYATAALADIGVDAAEQILEGLVDVHLLEQVVSGRYRFHNLVRDYAATLSEPSDIDCSAALTRLFDYYRYAAWAVGSKILPDRTIRIGHLPKPTTPTPALAGHHECVAWLHRERLNLLAIAREATRARWSDYTRLFSEVLWWPYVTGLRCSDDVITLHFDAVEVARSSGEHAEECRLLVNLGYTLWRIRHYQQALVVLDDAIRLAHGMGDYSNAARAMHHSGLVYFRLARYRDALMGYHQALSLSRSIDDKFMEGYALQGIGQVYERMGYCDDALDHLRQALSVADDTGDPYLRSCALMRMSDTDIRIGRYDDALAHLADARKTLAPMSSNTLFHNYLSIRIGHASCLTKQYENALDNFRTALALAERNNDLILECCAHLGIGDVHRRQEHPREALAHYERALQIAYASGSPYEEVLAYDAIAAVNHHSARFSIARQHWKAALTIAAGLGIPETQRIADHIADIDSTVLSTATQAAESRSAEFRRAADLLRCNIPPSHRTSAMAMMVDPGPP